The region CCAGGACTGTTGTAAAATGTCATGTGTAACCCCAGGTACCTGTGTTTGAGGTTGCAGTTACAATTGAGAATTACAAGAGTAGTCATAATTTGGACAGGGCCTCtagccctgtttgtcctggaacttgctatatagacctgGCTGGACTTACAGAGATCTGTATGTAGCCTAGGGTGGTTTCAAGTTTCTATGTATCCAAGGATGACCATGAACTTGTGATTATACACCCCACCTTCACCCTCAGTTTcaatgtatagccctggctgttccggaactctctctgtagaccaggctgccctccaactgaagagatccacctgcctttgcctcccaagtgctggggttaaaggtgtgcaccattattgatgcagcccctccccacccctgactGGCCAGGAATTTGCAtggtagagcaggctggccttgaactttgagatctggttgcctctgcctcctatgtgctggtTCTGAAGGCACCTCCAGAGCTGGGCAATACTTtagaaatgttttggtttttgtgttcaTGGTTATATCGAGCACAccatttataaaataagaatatttgtaAGGAATAAAAATTGAGACTAGAAGATGTTTGAAAGTTTGTAGGCCCAGGTTCTGTATTTCACTTTCTTCCCCAAATGACTTACACCAATATATATCTTTCATAATCTTTTCTATCTGCTTACATagagcctttatttttatttttctttcagtactGGGAACGGAACCTGAGGCCTGTGCCTGCTGGGCAAGCCCTCTATTACTGAAGTACATCCAGcacaaatgtttttattgttacaaaTTTAATacggtttttgagacaaggtctaatAATGTAACCCTggcttggcctggaacttggattcttctgcttttgtttcccaagagctgggatttatAGGTCTGTGCCAGTGTTCCAaaccttttaaattattattttaatttttacagtgtTGGGGCATCAATCCCAGGGTTTTATGCATATTAGGCAAGCATGGACTATATTTTTAGTCTTGAAACTTCAAATAAGTGTTTAGTTATTGGTGACTTATAGAAGAGGCAAGAGACAAATTTTAGACCATTTTCCTGTTTCCGGAGGCACTTGGGTTATATAGACACCATCTGACTGAGCCAGTTTGTAATGAAACATTAAATTGTTTGAAAGCACCAGGCCTAAACTGATATCATAGAAGCTGCAACGTCTCTGACTAGTGTTGTTACAGTAATACTTGGAGAGAATGCTGTGGAATCACTGACCTTCGGATAGCTCctacttgtttgctttttttctccctggttgtcctgtaactcactttgtggatcagactggcctcaaactcaagagatttgcctgcctctctgctttctgaatgcaGGGATCAAAAGACTACACTGCTGCTGCCAGTGCCACCCAGCTTTTTTTGATGGGGTGTGCCCCACATGCATGCAGAAGAAGCCTGAGAGGTCAAGAAAAGGTCGTTGGATtgttggaactggagctacagacagacAGTTAACTGcaatgaggatgctgggaaccaaacccaggccttttttgttcttgtttgttgttgttgattctaggttttttgagacagggtttctctgtatcgtcctggaactcactctgtagaccaggctggcctcaaactcagaaatccacctgcctctgcctcccaagtgctggaactaaaagcATGCGCCGCCACTGCCCGGTGAAACCCAGGTCttttgcaaaagcaacaagtactcttaatactgagccatttctgtagcCTCCAGAATTGTTAATTAgttctggagagatgtctcagtcagtGCTGGTTAAgtgcactcactgctcttccagagtgcccagattccatccccagtacccacaaagTAACTCACCTATCACTTTAGGTACATGATGTAAAGACATAATTCAGGCAAAAATACCCACACATAGAACAATTAAtattcaaaggaaagaaacaattatattttaaaaggtttattttattactacttttaactctgtgtacttgtgtgctggcatccttggaagccagaagtttTGGATCTCTGGAACTGAAGGCGtagggagttgtgagctgctcagTGTGGGTGTTGTAAATTTAAAGTCTTTTGCAAGAGCTGATTACCTTCTCAACCACGAAGTCATCTTTCTAGTCCTAAAATTATGGATTATGTTTATTAGACAGGGGCttacttactatgtagctctggctgacctagaactccctgtgtagactaAGGTGGCCTCAAACATACAGAACTCCATCTGCTTCTcaagagctgagactaaaggtgtatgccattgagtccaactttttttttttttttttaagatttatttattgtatgtgagtacactgtagctgtcttcagacactccagaagagggcattggatcccattacagatggttgtgagccaccatgtggttgctgggaattgaactcaggacctctggaagagcagtcagtgcttttaaccactgagccatctctccagcccagtccaagtttttttttggaggaacaaaacttaaattatttttgatagaGTTACctatctcactatatagctgtgTAGACAAAGTTGGCCTAAGAATTGCCATTTCCCTGTCTCAGCATCATGGGTGCTGAGatcacagccatgcctggctgatTTTGTACTCTTGAGGTAGTGATGTGAAAAGTTGCAAAAAGGAAACCTGGACCAGAAGTGAGagcatgagtgtatatgtgagcTGAATCCACAGACAGTGGGGATACAGTAAAAACAACCACGTGGCCCAGTTAATTCACGTGTGACTTGAGGCAAATCCTTTTACTATACCAgctcttgtgtgtctgtgtgtgcatgctccagtgtgtgcttgcatgtgtgtgcatgtagaccaggcttgttcTAAACTTAgcaaagaatgaccttgaattctgatctttctgcttctaccattcaggtgctaggattactggGTATGTGCCATGCACCCAATTTATGAGATGCTGCTGACCAAACTAGGCTTGTAatgtaggcaagcactctaccaactgaactgtaTCTCTAGTCCTAAAATAAAAGATTTGACTGTGCTTAATAGATTAATATCATAATTGGGGAGGcagttcataatatttttataaaatcaaatttttGAAGTAAAAATTTGTTGATTATCCTTAGCTTATTTACAAATGGATACCCTATTTTAAACAGAATACATGTGAAAGAGCAAGTCACCAAAAGCAGAAAAATACAGTAGTTTTGTGAGCTGGAGAGTTAAAAAAGAGTCCATAGAAGGAAATTTTCTTCAAGTACCTTTAATGTATGATTTGAATGAATTTTTAAGCTCTCAAGACAATGAAGAATGAGTTAGAAGTGATCTAAGACTGGCTGGTGTTATAATAAGATCTTGTTGTGTACTCCATGCCCCTATCTGGATGCTTATTTGTTACATCTTAGCTGCTTTGGTCTCTTAGAGAATCTATTCTTTCTGAAGGCTTCATGTCTATTCCCTTCTGTTACTCACTTTATTTTACCTGTGTTTTTTCCCCAGGTTTTTCGTTGGAATATACGTTGCACATTTATGGCGATTCTGAGCGTGAGGGCAGACTTCTGCCAGGCTCAGCACAGCCTTTCCGCTGACAAGTGAGCTTGGGGTTATACGTGCCATAATTAACATTGCCTTGACGACTCTGGACACCGAGACTGGCCTCAGAAGTAGTAGGCTTTTTNTTTNTTTNtttatttattttaaattgtaagcGTATTCTTTTAATGACTCCAGTAAATTAAGCATCAAGTAAACAAAAGTGGAGAATAACCTACACTTTTAACTTGTCTCACTAGTGCCTAAATGTAGTGTAAAGGCTGCTTAAAGTTTGTGTGTAGTTGGATTTTTTTTGGAAGCTGAAGGTATCCATCTGCAGACATTGAGGCTCAAGTTGAATTTGGATTCAAGTGGATTCTTAATACTTCTGCCTGTGCTGAAGAGAGAAACTTCCTAAGGAACAAGCAAGTTGAATAGAGAAAATAGTGATCAATAATAGGCATTTTAGTggtctttttaatgttttctgcTGCAAAACATTTCAAGATTTATTGATTTCCTCCTCCCCCCATTTTTTCccaccacactcacacacgcacgcTCACACTTTTTATTTGCCATAATGAACCGTCCAGCCCCTGTGGAGATCTCTTATGAGAACATGCGTTTTCTGATAACTCACAACCCCACCAATGCGACTCTCAACAAGTTCACAGAGGTAAGATTGTAGCCTAGTCTACTTTTGGGATTGATTTTTCTTAACTATGAATGTTTATCCTTACGTTGGGTTGAATtgttaaaatagaatttttgaaAGAATATGGAATTTGGGGATACTATATATAGATTTGTGtgttctttctgtgtttattacTAGTATTTTTTGTCATCTTCAGTAATAAACTCCACTCTTCTTGACCACAGTATGTACTCAGCCTTGCAGTAAGCACTGAATACTGTTCGTTTTAAGGTCGAGGTACAAATATAAGACCACAGGTCCTATGACTTCCTCCCTCCTAGAGGTCATACCACTCAGCTTCAAAGCTGAGTCATTTGCCCAAAGGCTCATTGTATTTGGTGGAACTAGCACCTTAAGTCTGTCATACACACTAGGACACATGTTAAGGCGTGGGCGAGACGGGTTAAGGAACTTGTCATGTGTGACAACTTGAGTTCTACCCTTGGGACTATGAGAACTGATTCCctcacattgtcctctgacctctgcagactgTCATAACATACAGTGTCCCATATGcactaaatgaaaatgtaataattaaataaactcATACTTCAACTACAAACTACTTAGTAACAGTAGTTATCACAAATACAGGAATCGGAAGTGGGAAAGGAAGTGGTCAGGAGTAGTAAAACATGGAGCCTCATTTCCCTCCTTTAGGTAATGATGACAGTGTTTACTCTTTAGGGGatatttaaatgtaaagtttTTCATCTTTTATAGGTTATACCATCACATGTGAATTTTGTTGCTGTGTTATGGAGTAGAGAGAGCAGTAGGGGGAATCAGTCATCAGTCATGCTTTATGGGTGGCAAAACTGAAGCCAGATAGTTTTACCATAAAAAATTGTAATGGTTTTCTGtccttcccccccgccccccgccccccattttTGTGGTGCTGGTGACAGAACACTGTGCAGGCTTGCATggactttaccactgagctaccaacATCCTCAGCACATACACTTTGAAGTCTTTTCTCAACTTGAGTGGCGCTGGAAATGGATGCCAGGAAGCACAGTGCCATCAACTATGTCCCCAGACCTTCtgtgcttgctttttattttgaagtactCATTACATTTCTTAGCTTGGCCTTAATTTAATCCTGTAGCTCAGGTGGTCCTGTGGTCCTCTGTTTAGCCATCTAAGTAGGGGAGATGACAGGTCTGTGCcactaaaaatattcatttttaaaatttgtagctgggagctggtgagatggatggatcagtgggtaaaggtccttaccaccaaacctgatgacctaagCTCAGCCCCCaaacccatatggtggaaggagagaactgaaacTTGACTATTGTTCACAAGCATAGGcatgaaaatgaacaaatgtaAATCATTGGTTTTAGACGGGATCTCACTATATGGCCctgtctggccttaaactccagagatctgcctgcctttgtcactgGAGAACCATTCCTGGCCTGTATTAACTGTTTAAAGGCATAACTAGCTACAATTGTGtactagctcttttttttttttttttttttttaaagatttatttattttcattatatgtaaatacactatagctgtcttcagacactccagaagagggcgtcagatctcattacagatggttgtgaggcaccatgtggttgctgggatttgaactttggatcttccgaagagcagttgggtgctcttacccactgagccatcNNNNNNNNNNNNNNNNNNNNNNNNNNNNNNNNNNNNNNNNNNNNNNNNNNNNNNNNNNNNNNNNNNNNNNNNNNNNNNNNNNNNNNNNNNNNNNNNNNNNNNNNNNNNNNNNNNNNNNNNNNNNNNNNNNNNNNNNNNNNNNNNNNNNNNNNNNNNNNNNNNNNNNNNNNNNNNNNNNNNNNNNNNNNNNNNNNNNNNNNNNNNNNNNNNNNNNNNNNNNNNNNNNNNNNNNNNNNNNNNNNNNNNNNNNNNNNNNNNNNNNNNNNNNNNNNNNNNNNNNNNNNNNNNNNNNNNNNNNNNNNNNNNNNNNNNNNNNNNNNNNNNNNNNNNNNNNNNNNNNNNNNNNNNNNNNNNNNNNNNNNNNNNNNNNNNNNNNNNNNNNNNNNNNNNNNNNNNNNNNNNNNNTTGCctagtggtggtgtacacctttaatcccagcactggtgggGCAGAGGCCCATCTCTGAATTtcgggccagcctgatctacagagctagttccagggtagccagagcCACACAAAGAAATACTTTCTGGGGGATAGGGAGAGATACAGAAAGGCAAAAAAAGACCTAGGTGTTAGCCCGACAACTGGGAGtcagacaggcaggtggatctctaagttcaaggaagcctggtctacaaatcaaattccaggagagccagggtggTTAAACAGAGGCCCTATCTCGAAAAtagacaacaaaagcaaaataacagaaattaaaaacattcaaTTGTTGTTATATACCTTAggcttctagattttttttcccctcatgtgTATATTCAGAAATACACATGTGTAAGATCATAACACATATTTAATATGCTTCCCCCAGTCTCTTGTGTTATTTTTGTAGCCATCATAGgactcactgtgtgtgtgccacacGCCTTTTGAGGACAGTAATAAACATTTCTACCTTTAACCATTCTGTTATGTCTATGGTGAAGATGCTGTGTAAGTTGTCCTGGCTTTAATACCTGTTATATGAAGCCCTAAGAATACAGTTTTTAGGTCATTGTGTATATGAACTGTTAAAAAGTGTTTGTGCTGTGCTACTGAATTGTCCTCTAGAAAGATGAGTGTTTCTACAAGGAGTCTGTGTCTGCTGTGTTCACGCAGTGAGGTCAGTTTTGAGCCTTGTCTAAGGACACTCCCTAGTTTCAGTTTCTCATAGCACATTTCTAAAACCCAGGTTTCAGATTCCAAAAGCAAGTTCCCTGatcactgtttttctttaaaggaacTTAAGAAGTACGGAGTGACAACTTTGGTTCGAGTTTGTGATGCTACATATGATAAAGCTCCAGTTGAAAAAGAAGGAATCCACGTTCTAGTGAGTGTCAAGTGtctgtgtttgcttgtttctgtgaGATCACTGACATTCCAAACACTGGTGTTTGTGAAGCTCGGAACTCAAAGGCCGAGTTAGTAGGCAGTTTAATAGTAGTCTCCTAACGGTTCTGTGGATCAGTCATGAGCAGCGTTATCCATTGTGTCCTTCCAGTCTACACTTGCAGTGTAGTTTTCAACAAATGAAAGGCAAAGTTGAGTGCACACTTATTTCTAAACTGTGGAAATTGGGGCCTGGGGAGTGCTTGCTGTCAGCTTGAGCACCTGAGGTTGACACGCCGAACCAAGtgaaaagaccttgtctcaaaaaaatcttaGGGGGAAAGGGGGGTGGGTATGGCAGCAcctacctttaattccagccttgAGGAGGCACTCTATgatttcaaggtcatcttggtctacatagtgagttccagaccagccaaggctgcaACAGTGAGGCCTGTCTCAAGACCCCCTCAGAGACGAAGTGGGCAATAGCTGGGTAGGAACAACATGTTGTTCTCAGACTCCAGCATGCCTAAACACAATGAAATTTTTGGAGATTCATGAAGTTCCACAGAGTTCCCTTCACAGGTACacagtaatgaaaagaaaatgttatagaaaaacttaaagcaataGCTGCCTTAGTATTTAAGAGCACTTTACTGTGAGCCAGGCAgtcagtggtggtacacacctttaatcctggctcTCTGGGCACCTCACCCCCcatcccaaccccccccccccaaattaataGCCTGGAGACATAGTTTAGTTGggagagagcttgcctagcatacaggatgccctgggttcaattcctggaaaCTGCATAAACCAGACCAAACAcacctgaaaccccagcactgggaggtagagGACAGAGAATCAATTCAGTCACccctcagctacagagtgagtttgaggtctgcctAGAAACATGCGACTGCCTGCCTCAAACAGTCAAATCCCAGGGCTGCATTCGccacgtctttttttttttttttttttttttNgagacagggtttctctgtgtagccctggctgtcctggaactcactctgtagaccaggctggcctcgaactcagaaattctcctgcctcccaagtgctgggattaaaggcatgaaccaccaccgCCATGTCTTCTTACAGGATCTCCAGCCCACAGACAGTCTTTTAGAACAGGTATGCAAACCCAATGTTACAATGCCAagcaataaaacatttatttatttatttatgtatgtgagtacactaactgtcttcagacacaccagaggaagtCATGGGATCCCGTTAtaggttggttgtgagccaccatgaggttgctgggaattgaactcaggacctctggaagagcagtcagtgttctgaaCCATTGAGCTATTTTTCCAGCCCTCAACTAtgacagctcttataaaggacaacatttaattgggggcctGCTTccaagttcagaggtttagtctattattcaCATTGCAGAAGCATGGCaatatgcaggcaggcatggtgctggagaaggagcttagagtgctacatcttgatctgcaggcagcaggactAGTCTGTATTGAGCTTCTAAGACCCCCAAAGCCTGCTTccacagtgacctacttcctccagcaaggccactccctatggccaagaattcaaacacatgaatctgtgggGCCATTCCTAGTCAAACACCACAGTCACCAAGAGGAGTAATCCGTCAGTGCACTAGTGAAGAAGAGACCAGTGAGACTCATTTGGCATACGGGACCGGGTGGGCTGAAAGCAtaatagcaatcctcctgctctCAGCTTTTAGAGTTATGTCTGGTTGCTACCCTGACCATATAATTATGATTTAGGGCTGGTTAAGGTaggactggggggaggggcagtggtcAGTGGTGGAATACTTACCTAGTGTTATAGATCCCTAGactcactttaaaatatttgtgtatatgtatttgtctttctttagATGGGTGTGACATAAGATTTCATTTGAGAAGACTTACTTGACAGATTCAGATTTTGGTCTTGGATAGTTTTTCAGCAGTGATCAGGAATTTGTTGAGAATAGATGTAcgtgggcagtggtggtgcacacctataatcccagcacttgggaggcagaggcagaggcaggtggatttctgagttcaaggccagcatggtctacagagtgagttccagaatgggtagggatacacagaaaaaccctgtctcaaacacacacacacatacacacacacacacacacacacacacacacacacacacacacacacacacacacgtttaagtAAGTACCTGgttggtggtggcccatgcctttaattccatcactttggagacaggtggatggatctcCCTGAtgcaggggcgggggtggggtgggggtggggggattaaAATGGAATAGGTTGTATTCAGCTAACTCTGTCTGCCCTGGCTATTTTCAGCTCATTTTTATTAGGAAGTTTGTAAGCAGTCATTTCTTTTCAGGATTGGCCGTTTGATGATGGAGCTCCACCCCCTAATCAGATAGTAGATGATTGGCTAAACCTGTTAAAAACCAAATTTCGTGAAGAGCCGGGCTGTTGTGTTGCAGTGCATTGTGTTGCAGGATTGGGAAGGTAATTCACTTTTTCTGAATTCACTGTGATATCTAAATAAGCCAACTCAAATTTTCACCTTGGGAGGATTTGCATTTAGTAATTAAATGATACTAAATCACcagaaaggaaatgaggaaatgcCAGTGTAATAAGCTCTAATAAGAGCCCTTTGGGTTGTGTCTGGTTCTACTTCTAATGCCATACTGAATGTaatgaaggtcaagaagaagaGATTTAGGTCATTAAGCGggcaacaaaattaaaattgttttagagATTAAATGATCTGTACATGTTTGGGTTTGgattgaaatgaaacaaaatgaagttaGTTAATAGGTAGAAGATTACTTTAAACTCTTGAGCAGAAATGTGTACACAATGAAAATTGTCTGTGTAAAACTTTTCACTGAGCATTGCTTCTGATAGTTTTTTGCACTTTGATCAACAGCAGGCTAAATGCCAATTTATGGTGTGCACTGTGCACTCAGAACATAACTGTGAGATGCTGTTGCCTCAAGGTGGTGGTGACCTGTGTCATTAGTTCTGCTTAGCACTTTAGTATGGCAAGGTTTCTCCATAAAGTTGGATGTTTAAGTTCTCTTGAAGGCTGATGGTGGTGTGAGGCCTTCCTGGGTGGCTTTGTTTCTATTGCCTGTCTCAGTGTAGTTGGAGGCAGTGCTCTAACAATGTGCTTAAGACTAGAGAGTAGGACTTGGTGGGGTTGGCGCACTCCTTTTacctctcagcacttgggaagtagaagcaggtgggtctctgagttcaaggccagcctggtctacaaatccgGGACGGCCAGGgccgcagagaaaccctgtctcagaaaaacaagaattgagaagctgggggctggagagatggctcagcggttaagagcatttactgctcttccaaaggtcccaagttcaatttccagcaaccacatgatccgatgtcctcttctgttgtgtctgaagacagcgacagtatacccacatacatggaataaataaataaatcttttaaaacaaacaaacacaagaattGAGGAGCTGAGTACAGTagtactgggaggcagaggcaaggactGTTGTGAGTGtcacaccagcctggtctacatggtgagaccttgttttagaagaaaacattAGGATACCGGGTTGGAGGAGGAAAAGTTTGTTCCTGTCTGTCCTCATgtgctctccctccccctttccctgtccctctccccttctcccccctccctctccccctcctcctccccctcccccacttccaagAGTGAGATATGTTCTCTCTATTGTTGTCCTGACCGATCTAGAACTcattgtgtagtccaggctggccttgaactcagagatttgcatgcctatcttccaaatgctgggactaaaggcatatatGCACTACATCCAACACAAACTCAAGTTTGTAATGTGTAAGCTTTTGGTTAAAACCTAAAAGTCTCTGATTCTCAAGGCTGTGGGCACTTACAGATGACTTCTATCTGCAGGGCTCCTGTGCTAGTTGCGCTTGCATTGATTGAATGCGGAATGAAGTATGAAGATGCTGTTCAATTCATAAGACAGT is a window of Mus caroli chromosome 4, CAROLI_EIJ_v1.1, whole genome shotgun sequence DNA encoding:
- the Ptp4a2 gene encoding protein tyrosine phosphatase type IVA 2 is translated as MNRPAPVEISYENMRFLITHNPTNATLNKFTEELKKYGVTTLVRVCDATYDKAPVEKEGIHVLDWPFDDGAPPPNQIVDDWLNLLKTKFREEPGCCVAVHCVAGLGRAPVLVALALIECGMKYEDAVQFIRQKRRGAFNSKQLLYLEKYRPKMRLRFRDTNGHCCVQ